One part of the Glycine max cultivar Williams 82 chromosome 14, Glycine_max_v4.0, whole genome shotgun sequence genome encodes these proteins:
- the LOC100793273 gene encoding 3-oxo-Delta(4,5)-steroid 5-beta-reductase translates to MSKLNEAPQSVALVLGVTGIVGNSLAQILPLSNTRGGPWKVYGVARRTQPSWNALNTVHYIQCDISDQNDAESKLSSLTDVTHVFYVCWARRPTEAQNCQVNGAMLRNVLRAVIPNAPNLRHVSLQTGTKHYLGPFELLGKIEVAHDPPFTEDLPRLDAPNFYYTQEDILFEEVRKKGLTLTWFVNRPHFIFGFSPYSLMNLVGTLCVYAAICKHEGVPLWFPGTKAVWECYNTASDADLIAEQHIWGAVDPRAKNEAFNCSNGDVFKWKHVWKVLAERFGIREYGFLEGEDLRLSEMMKEKGAV, encoded by the coding sequence ATGTCGAAACTCAACGAAGCACCACAAAGCGTGGCACTGGTTTTAGGCGTAACCGGCATCGTCGGCAACAGCCTCGCTCAGATTCTACCTCTCTCCAACACACGCGGCGGTCCATGGAAAGTTTACGGTGTGGCTCGTCGCACCCAACCAAGTTGGAACGCTCTAAACACCGTCCACTACATCCAGTGCGATATCTCCGACCAAAACGACGCCGAATCCAAGCTCTCATCTTTAACCGACGTCACTCACGTCTTCTATGTCTGCTGGGCCAGAAGGCCCACGGAGGCCCAAAACTGCCAAGTGAACGGTGCCATGTTGAGGAACGTTCTACGCGCCGTCATCCCGAATGCTCCCAATCTCCGCCACGTGTCACTCCAGACAGGCACCAAGCACTACCTCGGACCCTTCGAACTGTTAGGAAAGATCGAGGTCGCCCATGATCCGCCCTTCACGGAGGACTTGCCACGTCTTGACGCGCCGAATTTCTATTACACCCAGGAAGACATCTTGTTCGAGGAGGTTCGTAAGAAGGGTTTAACGTTAACGTGGTTCGTTAACCGACCACATTTTATCTTTGGTTTCTCCCCTTATAGCTTGATGAACCTCGTTGGGACCCTTTGTGTTTACGCTGCTATTTGCAAGCATGAGGGTGTTCCGTTGTGGTTTCCAGGGACGAAAGCTGTGTGGGAGTGTTATAACACTGCTTCGGATGCTGATTTGATTGCGGAGCAGCACATTTGGGGTGCAGTGGATCCACGCGCGAAGAACGAGGCGTTTAATTGTAGCAACGGGGACGTGTTCAAGTGGAAGCATGTTTGGAAGGTGTTGGCGGAGAGGTTTGGGATAAGGGAGTATGGGTTTTTGGAAGGTGAGGATTTGAGGTTGTCGGAGATGATGAAGGAAAAGGGTGCAGTGTAG
- the LOC100794853 gene encoding uncharacterized protein, which produces MQLEEFERAVRSSYGKVSSEEVRNRHRDFITAIEDKIVKIEHSLSESVNPGGKASLPWLHLDEGEQVELALFLSGMPAANNRYVEDPQSSENVAASNCLKDFRVSSGWDDSNEEISHGHRRAASASADIGFWKVSVHDDAQQWSSSSGSSGPMHKVPSLLGFLSYMESVSKLKWPRNGYRKLKAADHHKETDRELLPTVGLNGNNTRCERSKSGLDSCDETYDKQLYGWYCAIGRQLQRSQYQMQYSQPVRIAVWIVVLLSFIGKLLV; this is translated from the exons ATGCAGTTAGAGGAATTTGAACGTGCAGTGAGGTCAAGTTATGGCAAAGTCTCAAGTGAGGAAGTGAGAAATAGGCACCGAGACTTTATAACTGCCATTGAGGATAAGATTGTGAAAATTGAGCATTCGTTAAGTGAATCAGTCAATCCGGGAGGCAAGGCGTCTCTACCTTGGTTGCATTTAGATGAAGGCGAACAGGTTGAGCTTGCTTTGTTTCTTTCAGGAATGCCAGCAGCTAACAACAGGTATGTTGAAGATCCACAGTCAAGTGAAAACGTTGCAGCCAGTAATTGTTTGAAGGATTTTCGTGTTTCATCTGGATGGGACGACTCAAATGAGGAGATATCACATGGGCATCGTCGGGCAGCCAGTGCTAGTGCTGATATTGGTTTTTGGAAAGTTTCAGTTCATGATGATGCACAGCAGTGGAGTTCCTCAAGTGGATCTTCTGGTCCAATGCACAAGGTACCGAGTTTATTAGGATTTCTAAGTTACATGGAATCCGTGTCCAAGTTAAAGTGGCCTAGGAATGGTTATAGAAAGCTGAAAGCAGCGGATCATCATAAAGAAACTGATAGGGAACTACTTCCAACAGTTGGATTGA aTGGAAACAATACACGCTGTGAAAGAAGTAAGAGTGGCCTTGATAGTTGTGATGAAACCTATGACAAACAACTCTATGGATGGTATTGTGCTATTGGGAGACAACTTCAAAGATCTCAATACCAAATGCAATACAGTCAGCCTGTTCGAATAGCTGTTTGGATTGTTGTTCTCCTTTCTTTCATTGGTAAGTTGTTGGTATGA
- the LOC100793808 gene encoding subtilisin-like protease SBT1.7, whose protein sequence is MKKPPIFEPLQIFLLLLIFYGSNTKAEKQTTHDHANKKTYIIHMDKSTMPLTFTDHLSWFDSSLKSASPSAEILYTYKHVAHGFSTRLTPEDADTLSKQPGILSVIPELKYKLHTTRTPSFLGLDKATTLLPASEQQSQVIIGVLDTGVWPELKSLDDTGLGPVPSTWKGQCEIGNNMNSSNCNRKLVGARFFSKGYEAALGPIDTTTESKSARDDDGHGSHTLTTAAGSVVPEASLFGLASGTARGMATQARVAVYKVCWLGGCFTSDIAAGIDKAIEDGVNVLSMSIGGSLMEYYRDIIAIGSFTATSHGILVSTSAGNGGPSQGSLSNVAPWITTVGAGTIDRDFPAYITLGTGKTYTGASLYRGKPLSDSPLPLVYAGNASNSSVGYLCLQDSLIPEKVSGKIVICERGGNPRVEKGLVVKLAGGAGMILANSEAYGEELVADSHLLPAASLGQKSSEILKNYVSSSPNPTAKIAFLGTHLQVQPSPVVAAFSSRGPNALTPKILKPDLIAPGVNILAGWTGAVGPTGLTVDSRHISFNIISGTSMSCPHVSGLAAILKGAHPQWSPAAIRSALMTTAYTSYKNGETIQDVSTGQPATPFDYGAGHVDPVAALDPGLVYDANVDDYLGFFCALNYSSFQIKLAARRDFTCDSKKVYRVEDFNYPSFAVPLETTSGIGGGSDAPKTVKYSRVLTNVGAPGTYKASVVSLGDLNVKIVVEPETLSFTELYEKKGYMVSFRYTSMPSGTTSFARLEWTDGKHRVGSPIAFSWT, encoded by the coding sequence ATGAAGAAGCCACCGATTTTCGAACCTCTTCAAATTTTCCTTCTCCTACTAATCTTCTATGGCAGCAACACAAAAGCAGAGAAGCAAACAACCCACGACCATGCAAACAAAAAGACCTACATAATCCACATGGACAAGTCCACTATGCCCTTAACCTTCACCGACCACCTTAGCTGGTTCGACTCCTCCCTCAAATCAGCGTCCCCCTCCGCAGAGATTCTATACACCTACAAACACGTGGCCCACGGCTTCTCCACTAGGCTTACTCCAGAGGACGCAGACACACTTTCTAAACAACCCGGAATCCTCTCCGTCATCCCTGAACTCAAATACAAACTCCACACCACAAGAACCCCCTCCTTCCTCGGACTCGACAAAGCCACAACCTTGTTACCCGCCTCGGAGCAGCAGAGCCAGGTCATCATCGGAGTCCTCGACACCGGCGTCTGGCCCGAGCTCAAAAGCCTTGACGACACGGGCCTCGGCCCGGTCCCTTCCACCTGGAAAGGCCAGTGCGAAATTGGCAACAACATGAACTCATCGAACTGCAACAGAAAACTCGTCGGAGCGAGGTTTTTCTCGAAAGGCTACGAAGCCGCACTTGGACCCATCGACACAACCACGGAGTCAAAGTCAGCGCGTGACGACGACGGGCACGGGAGTCACACGTTAACCACCGCGGCGGGCTCGGTCGTACCCGAGGCTAGCCTCTTCGGCTTGGCATCGGGCACGGCACGTGGAATGGCCACGCAAGCGCGCGTGGCGGTTTACAAAGTGTGCTGGCTAGGCGGATGTTTTACCTCCGACATAGCCGCGGGAATCGACAAGGCCATAGAAGACGGCGTGAATGTTTTGTCCATGTCCATTGGGGGAAGCTTGATGGAGTATTATAGAGATATCATCGCGATTGGTTCCTTCACCGCCACGTCACACGGGATTCTGGTGTCCACATCAGCAGGAAACGGTGGGCCCAGCCAAGGAAGTTTGTCCAACGTGGCACCGTGGATAACTACAGTGGGAGCGGGAACTATCGACCGTGATTTTCCAGCATACATAACCCTCGGAACAGGGAAAACATACACCGGAGCTTCTCTTTACAGAGGTAAACCCTTGTCGGATTCGCCGCTTCCTCTTGTTTACGCTGGGAATGCGAGTAACTCTTCTGTAGGGTATCTTTGCTTGCAAGATTCTCTGATTCCTGAAAAGGTATCTGGGAAAATTGTTATATGCGAAAGAGGTGGGAATCCGAGAGTGGAGAAGGGTTTGGTGGTTAAGCTCGCAGGGGGTGCTGGAATGATTTTGGCTAACAGTGAAGCCTACGGAGAAGAATTAGTTGCTGACTCTCATCTTCTCCCTGCTGCGTCTCTGGGACAAAAATCAAGCGAGATTTTGAAGAACTACGTTTCGTCATCTCCTAATCCAACGGCTAAGATTGCTTTCTTAGGGACTCATTTGCAGGTTCAACCTTCTCCAGTTGTAGCGGCTTTTAGCTCCAGAGGACCTAATGCTCTTACCCCAAAGATTCTCAAACCGGATTTAATAGCGCCAGGTGTCAACATTTTAGCTGGCTGGACCGGCGCGGTTGGACCAACCGGTTTAACCGTTGACAGCCGCCACATCAGCTTTAACATAATTTCTGGAACATCCATGTCATGCCCTCACGTGAGTGGCTTAGCCGCGATTCTCAAAGGCGCGCACCCTCAGTGGAGCCCTGCCGCCATTAGGTCTGCCCTCATGACAACAGCATACACAAGTTACAAAAATGGTGAAACGATTCAAGATGTTTCAACAGGACAACCTGCGACACCGTTTGATTACGGAGCAGGACACGTGGACCCTGTGGCCGCTCTTGATCCTGGTCTTGTATATGATGCCAACGTGGACGATTACTTAGGGTTTTTCTGCGCTTTAAACTACTCGTCGTTTCAGATCAAACTTGCTGCGAGGAGGGACTTTACGTGTGACTCGAAGAAGGTTTACAGAGTGGAGGATTTTAATTATCCTTCTTTTGCGGTTCCTTTGGAGACAACTTCGGGGATTGGGGGAGGTTCGGATGCTCCGAAGACAGTGAAGTACTCTAGGGTTTTAACTAACGTGGGAGCTCCGGGAACGTATAAAGCTTCGGTGGTGTCGTTAGGGGATTTGAATGTGAAAATTGTGGTGGAACCGGAGACGCTGAGTTTCACCGAGTTGTACGAGAAGAAGGGTTATATGGTGTCGTTTAGGTACACTTCGATGCCGTCTGGGACGACCAGCTTCGCACGTTTGGAATGGACAGATGGAAAGCATAGGGTTGGAAGTCCAATTGCGTTCAGCTGGACATGA